Part of the Candidatus Polarisedimenticolaceae bacterium genome, GCGGAGCGTGGCGTCTACGCCTGGCGTTCTCACCGCAAGCGGACCGCGTGGCGATCGTGATGCCGGCGGACTTCGGGGACAGCCCCGTGGAAGTGTGGGAGATCGGGGACCCGAGCGCGCCGCGGCTCCTGTGGAAACGCACGGCGGGTGTCTCCGACGCGGCGTTCGATCCGACGGGGAGCCGCCTGCTCGTGAGCGGACCGTGGTCCGGCTTCACGTTCGAAACGGAGGTCCACGACGCGGGCACCGGGGTGTCGGTGAACGGTCCGTCGCAAGGGATCGCGAAATACTTCTATCACGGCCTCGGCACGCAGTGGGTCGCGGACGGCCGCTGGCGCGCCGTGTACTGGACGTGGACGCGGCACGAGTGGAGCGACGTCGTCGTCGACCTGACCGCTTCTCCTCCCGAGGTCGTGCGCGTCCTCGATCACGAGGAATCGGCTCCCTCGTTCGCGGCACGCGAGGGCGGCGGCTGGTACGAGGTCCGCTGGGATCCCGCGACGAGACGGAGCCGCGTCGTGACCGCGGATCCGGACGGGGACACGGCCGTGGCACCCGCGACGGGAATCCACGGGGCGCCGATGCCGCTGCGCCGCGGTTTCGTGACGACCTCGCGCTGGATCGACGGCCGGGTCGGCTTTTCCGTCTGGCGGGACCCCGCCCTCAATCGCCCGCCGGTCGTCGTTGCGGAGGGCGATCGCACGCTCGAGTGCGTCGACGGCGGCGGCGCTCTCGCGCGATTCGATGCCTCGGCCTCCTGGGACCCCGACTCGGCCCCCGGCACGCGGGACGACGTCGTCGCCTTCGCCTGGAGCGTGGACGGCGAGAGGGTGTCGTCCGACGCGACGGTCGCCGCGGTTCTTCCGGTCGGGGATCACGACGTGGCCGTCGAGGTGCGGGACGCGCTCGGGGCGTCGTCCTCGACATCGTTCGTCGTGGCGGTCGGCGACCACACCGCCCCCGAGGTCCAGTTACGCATCGGGCCGGCGCTCGACGGCGCGCTCTGGGACCGCGCCTTCCATCCGTCGACCTCCGTCGTCGACGCCTGTGACGCCGCACCCCGCGCGACGATGGTGGTGCGGCTCCCGGAAGGCGCCGAGGCGATGGAGGTCTCCTGGGAACGCGCGGTGTCCTCCGCGGTGGAGATCCGGCTCTCCAGGCGGGGTGCGCGCGTCGTGCTGCTCGGTCCCGACGAAGCGTCGCTCCGCGGCGCGTGGGACGCCGCGCTGCGCGCCGGCGGATTCGCCGCCGATGCGACGACGCGCCTGGAGTCGGGCGGGGAGTCGCGGGGGGTCGCGTGGAGATTCGAATCGGGGCGCGCGGTCGCCTACGGCGGGCGGGACCTCGTCGTCTCCGCCACCGCGGTCGACGCCTCCGGGAACGCGGCGTCGGCGAGCGCATCGCTCTCCGCGGCGCGTCAAGCGGCGTGCAAGACGCCGCCGCCCGGGAGCGCGTGCGTGCCCCGGTGACCCGCGTGCGATGATCCGCGCCTGCCCATGCAGGCCTTCATCCGGGATCTCCTCGAGCACACGGCGATCGGCTCGCGCGTGGCGCGGCGGACGCCTACTGCGGCGCTTCGGGAGGCGTGATGTCCACGGCGCATCGAAACCCGAGGCTACCGAAACGCTCGCCGGGGAGACGTGGGTAGCGGTTCGCGACGCTGAGCCAGGTCCCGAGGTTCACCCAGGACCCCCCGCGCGTCACGCGGTCCTGGCCCGTGGCCGGTCCACTCGGATCGGTCGCCTCACCGCGTGAATAGCCTTCGTACCAGTCCGCCACCCACTCACTGACGTTCCCCGTGGTATCGCACAATCCATAACCGTTCGCTCCGAAGCGGCAGACCGGAGCGGTCTCTCCAAACCCGTCGTCCCACGACCACTTCTTGCCGTAGAGATGCCCGCAGTTGCGATCGCAGACGTTGGCCCGGCAGGTTCCTCCGGCGCAGACCTCCTCGTCACCCCACGAATACGTCTTCCCCGCGAGTCCCCCGCGTGCGGCGTATTCCCATTCCGCTTCGGTGGGCAGCCGGCCGCCGACTCTGCCGCAGTATTCCTGCGCGTCGCTCCAACGCACGTGGACGACGGGCGTGTCGGGCCCGCCGGTCTGGCCTTCCGGCACTCCCGCCATGACACGACCGTACTGGGCTATCGTGACCTCGTGCCGGTCCATCAGAAATGCGCGACTGATGTGCACGCGGTGGATCGGCTGTCCATCGTCCTCTCGGCGCTCGCTCCCCATCTTGAACGATCCCGCCGGGATCGTGACCAGCTCCATCTCGTCTGCCGTTCGGAGGATCTTGTTGCCGTCGCGCTTCAGCCTGGCGACCGGCGTTGCCGCGGGTGCGGCGGGTGATTCCTCGCGCAGGCCGGCGAGATCGGCCGCAATCCGAGCTCGGTCCGCCTCCACCAGATCGGGGTTGTCGGCGACCAGCGCTTCGAGAGTCCGAGCCGCGCCGGCGGCGTCGCCGGCCGCGGCGAGATCCAGCGCTTTTCGTCGACCCGCTGCGACCCGGTCATGAACGACGGCGGGACGGATATCGCGCGCCATCTCGCGGGCCGCTTTCTGGATCGCGGCGTCCTCACTCTCGGAGGCAACGCGCTCGTAGAGCGCGAGTGCCTCATGCGTATCTTTGCGTTCCAGGGCGTCATAGGCCTGCTTGTAGCGAGCCAAGTGCGGCCGCTCCGAAGCGAGAGCATCGTAATTCGCGAGTCGCTGCGCGGTCATGGAGCTCAGCCAGGGAATGTGCAGCATCTCGAACGCCTTGCGGAGGGATGCCAGCGCTCCGGCTTCGTCGCCGGATTCGCGAAGCGCCTCGGAGTATCGAGTCACTCCGGCGTAGATCCCCCACTCCGCAGTATTGCGCGGGTCGAAGTCCGTGGTCCGCGCCTGCAGATCGGCATACAGGGCCGCCGCCTCGTCGAGCCGGCCGGTCGTCGCGAGGTGTCCGACGAGATCGGCCAGGAAATCGATCTTCGAGGGCATCAACGATCGCGCGCGGTTGAGCGCGGCGATCGCCTCGGCGCGATCGCTCTCGCCGTACTTGAAGGTGCGAGCGAACTCCGCAAGCGCAGCGAGATTGTCGGGGTCCGTGGCGAGCACCTCACGGAACAGCTCGCGAGCGCGCGCAACGTCCTTCGGAATCTTGTTCATGTCGCGGGTGGAAATGGAGGCACGCTCGAGCAGCATGCGGCCATATCGGATACGCGCTGCGTTGCCACCATCCTCGAGCGCCGCTTCGTACAAGGAGGCCGCGGTGGGCCATCCGTCGGCGCTCTCGTTGAGACGGGCCAAGTCGAGTTGAATGTCCAACCGATCGGGCTCGAGCTTCAGCGCGGCGCGCAGAAGCTGCTTGGTCGATTCGCTCGGTAGGATCTCGCTCTGAGACAGGAGGTCGCCCTGCCGGTAAAGGGTCTCCGCTTTCGAGATCGGCGTGGCCGTGTTGACGCGTTCGATGGTCGCGGTGTCGAGTTCGATCAGTAAGCTGGCGAAGGACTCGGAACGGGCGTAGATGCCGAGCTCCTGGTCGAGGGTCTCGGGCGCCATCGCCGTGGCTGTTCGGAATGCCTCGAGCGGAGGCTCGCCGCGCCGAAGCCGGCCGACGAAATCCACGAAGCGTCCGCGCCGCTCCTCGTCGGGAACGATCAGCCAGTGGGCGAGGAGCCAGCACTGCGCATGGAAGCTCTCCCGAGCCCGATCCCCGTCGTACTCCGGCGACTGAAAGTTCGCGGCGAGCAAGCGATCCACCGGAAGCAGGGTCGCTCGTTTCAATTCGGCGAGTCGCTCGCGAGGCGGCGTTCCAACCGCGGCGGTTGCCTGACCGGGAGGAGCGAAAACGGTGTCGTAAAACAGAGCGAGGCCCTCGTCGATACAGAGCGGCGCGTCGGGGATGTTGTCGTCCAGCACGGTGTGGACGTAGTCATGACGGATGACGGCACCGAGCGTCGTCTTGCCCGTTGCATCCTTGGCGACATTCACGGCATGCGTGGGCCCGTCGACATTGCCGTTGAGCCCCGCGCGATCTCGCTTCAGTACCGTCCCGTAACTGGCGCGAGGCTCGACACCGCGAAAGACGTAGATCGTCGTCGGTACGGTCGACAATCCTCCCGTGGTCCCACGGAGCACTTCCCGAAGGGTCTCGATCTGGATTCCCGTTTCGACGAGCTGTTCCGGGCTGACGTTGCCGAAGAGCGAGAAGTTGGGCGTGTCGACGCGTCGCCAAACGTCTTGCCGGGGCGGCTCGGCCGCGCCGGCCGCGCCGACCAGCAACAACGCGACGATCCACATGGAGCGCGTCAGCGATTCCATAGGTCCCTTCGCCCGCATTCCTGGCCGCGATATCGTCGGCCTCCGAAAGGCTTGCCCGCCTGCATCCCCGCGTCTCGGGTCCGGGATCGGGTGTGATGTAAGCCCCCAATTCCCGCCCCAAGACCTGGTCACCGTGCGGATTCTCCTCCCGGTGCACGGGCGATTCAAGCTGCGCGCGTCCGGCGGCCGAAGAAACCCGCGTGCGATAATTCCCGCCTGCCCATGCAGGCGTTCATCCGGGATCTCCTCGAGCACAAGGCGATCGGCTCGCGCGTGGCGCACTACCGCCACCTGCCGGCCCGTCCCGCGCGGTTCGGCGCGCCCGCGCGTCCGCTCCATCCCGCGCTCGCGGAGGCGCTCGCCGACCAGGGGGTGACGCGCCTCTACTCCCACCAGGCGCAGGCGATCGACGCGGCGCGCGCGGGGAGGAACGTCCTCGCGGTGACGCCGACGGCCTCGGGGAAGACCCTCGTCTTCGCGCTCCCGGTCCTCGAGTCGTTCCTCGAGGACGACGGCGGGCGGGCGTTGTTCCTCTACCCGACGAAGGCGCTCGCGCAGGACCAGGTCGCCGGCCTGCGCGCGCTGTCGGGAGGGCTTCCGGGGATAAGGCCGCCGCGATTCGAGATCTACGACGGCGATACCCCCGACTCGATGCGGCGGAAGATCAAGGCCGACCCTCCCGAGACGCTGGTCACGAACCCGGACATGCTCCACCTCGGGATCCTCGCCCACCACGCCGACTGGGCGGGGTTTCTCTCCGGGCTGAAGTGGGTCGTGATCGACGAGCTGCACGTCTATCGCGGCGTCTTCGGCGCGCACGTCCACCACATCCTGTCGAGATTGAAGCGCCTCGCGGCGATGTACGGCGCCTCGCCCCGCTTCATCGCCGCTTCGGCCACCGTCGGGAACCCCGCGGAGTTCGCGGAGACCCTCGTCGGCGAGCCGTTCGAGGTGATCTCGGATTCCGGCGCGCCGCGCGCGGGGCGGCACGTCGCCATCGTGAACCCGGGGTCGATCTCCCCGTACACCGCGGCGGTGCGCGTGGTGACCGAGTCGGCGCGCCGCGAGCTTCGCACGATCGCCTTCACCAAGGCGCGGCGGATCGCCGAGCTGCTGTACACCTGGCTCGTGCAGGAGGCCCCCGAGCTCAAGCGCAGGGTCGCCCCCTATCGCGCGGGGTACCTCCCGGAGGAGCGGCGCGCCCTCGAGAAGCGGCTGTTCCGCGGGGAGCTGCTGGCGGTTTTCTCCACGAGCGCCCTCGAGCTCGGGATCGACGTCGGCTCCCTCGACGTGTGCGTGCTCGTCGGCTACCCGGGCTCGATGACCTCGACGTGGCAACGCATGGGGCGGGTGGGGCGTCAGGACCGCGAGGCGCTCGTCGTCCTCATCGCGCTCCCCGACGCACTCGACCAGTACCTCGTCGCGCACCCCGACCTCTTCTTCGGCGAGGCGTTCGAGCGGGCGATCCTCGATCCCTGGAACCCCGCGATCGCCGGGGCGCACCTGGTCTGCGCCGCCGCCGAGGAGCCGCTCCGGCGCGACGAGCTCCCCGACCGCGCGATCGCGATCGCCGAGGGGCTCGAGCGCGAGGGGCGCCTGGCGCTCGACGCGTCGGGGGAGCGCTGGGTCTCGTTCCGGCGCCGGCCGCAACGCGACATGAACATCCGCAGCGCCGGCGCGCCGTTCACGATCGTCGACGTGGAGCACGACCGGATCCTCGGCTCGATCGACGGGATGCGCGTCTACCACGAGTGCCATCCCGGGGCGATCTACCTCCACGGCGGGCAGTCGTTCCTGATCCGTTCCCTCGACGCCGACGCGAAACGGGTCGAGGCGGCGCCCGCGCGGGCCGACTACTACACGGTCGTGCTCGGGGAGAAGGAGACCGAGATCCTCGAGCGCCTCGAGACGGGGGAGGCGAGCGGGCACCCGACCGGGTTCGGCCGTCTCAAGGTCACGGTGAAGATCCGCGAGTACCAGAAAAAGCGCCTGTTCGACGGCGAGCCGATCTCGACGCATCCGGTGGAGGCGCCGCCCCTCGTCTTCGAGACGACCGGCCTCTGGATGCAGCTCCCCGCGGCGATGCCCGGGCTCATGACCGCCGAGGGGCTGCACTTCATGGGCGGGATCCACGCCGCCGAGCACGCGATGATCGGGTTGTTCCCGCTGCTCGCGATCGCCGACCGCGGCGACATCGGCGGGATCTCGTACCCGATGCACCCCCAGCTCGGGACGCCGGCGATCTTCATCTACGACGGCGTCTCCGGGGGAGCGGGTCTCGCCGAGCGCGCCTTCCGGGAGCTGGCGCGGCTCCACGAGGCGACGCGCGAGCTCGTCTCGGCGTGCCCCTGCGAGACCGGATGCCCCGGTTGCATCCAGTCCCCCAAGTGCGGGAACGGGAACAAACCGCTCGACAAGGCCGCGGCGCTGCAGGTCCTCGAGACCTTCCTGGGGGAGCGCACGATTCCCGCCGACGCGCCCGTCGTCGAGCTCCCGGTTCCGCCGCCCCCGACGCGCAAACACGGGATCACCCGCGTCGACCGTCGCGGGGAGCCGGTCCCGCAAGGGCAGGTCCTCGTGTTCGACCTCGAGACCCAGCGCAGCGCCGCCGAGGTCGGCGGCTGGGACAAGGCGAGCGCGATGGGGCTCGCGCTGGCGGTCGTGTACGACGTCGGGCGGCAGGTGTACCGCACCTACTTCGAAGCCGACGTCGACCGCCTGCTCGTCGACCTCGCCTTCGCCGACCGGGTCGTCGGGTTCAACATCGACCGCTTCGACCTCGCGGTGCTTTCCGGGTACACCGACCGCGACCTCGGGAAGATCAAGACCCTCGATCTGCTCAAGGTGGTGCACGCGAGCCTGGGTTTCCGGCTCTCGCTCGGGCACCTGAGCGAGGCCAACCTCGGGGAGTCGAAGGGCGGGGACGGGCTCCAGAGTCTGCAGTGGTGGAAGGAGGGGCGTATCGACCTCATCGAGCGGTACTGTCGCAAGGACGTCGAGGTGACGTGGAAGCTCTGGTCGCTCGGGAGGGAGCGGGGATACCTCCTCTACCGAGACAAGGCGGGGCGATCGCTCCGCGTTCCGGTATCGTTCTGACCATGCGTCGTTCGATCATGGTCCCGATCCTCCTCCTCGCCTCCGCGTGCGCGCGGCCGACGATGGCGCCGTCCACCCCGCCCACGTCGTGGGCGTCCGATCTCGCGGCCTACCGCGCGGCGAAGGACGCGTCGTTCCGGCACGATCCCGACTCGCCGCTCGCCCCGGCATCCCGCGCGACGTTCCGCGGGCTCGAGTACTGGGAGGCGGATCCCCGCTACTACCTCGCGGGGTTCATGACCCCGATCGACCCTCCGGAGCCCGCGACGATCGTCACGACCGGAGGTGTGGAGCGCCCGTGCGAGAAGGTCGGGCGCATCTCCTTCCGCCTTCCGGGGGGCGACGGGGCGCTGACCGTCTACCGCCTGCTCGACCAGGAGCGCGTCGAGGGGGGCGCGGGCCTGTTCCTGCCGTTCATGGACGCAACGACCGGCAGGGAGACCTACGGGGCCGGGCGCTACGTCGAGCTCGACGGCCCGGACGGCGGACCGTACGTCGTCGACTTCAACCGCGCGTACAGCCCGCTTTGCGCGTACGGGATGCCGGAGCGTTACCGCTGCCCCGCGACGCCGAAGGAGAACAAGCTCCCCTTCCGCGTCGAGGCGGGGGAGCGCGGCTGGGCGGGGCACTGATGGGGGAACGCGACGTCGTGTTCCTCGTCGGCTTCATGGGCTCGGGGAAGTCGAGCGTCGGCCGCGCGCTCGCGACGCTTCTTCGCGCGCGCTTCGAGGACACCGACGCCCTGGTGGAGGCCGCGGCGGGGAAACCGATCGAGGCGATCTTCCGCGACGAGGGGGAAGGGCGCTTCCGCGAGATGGAGTGGGACGCGCTCCGCTCGCTCGACGGCGCGTCGAACGCGGTGATCGCCACCGGCGGCGGACTGTTCCTCGGAACCGCGCAGCGCGCGTTCGTGCGCCGCGCGGGGACGAGCGTTTGGCTCGACGTTCCGCTCGAGGTCGCGCGCTCGCGCGCGGGCGATTGCGCCTCGCGGCCGCTGTGGCGCACGCAGGATCCGATCGCGTTCCGGGCGTTCTTCGAGCGGCGCCGCGCGGCGTACGCCCTCGCCGATCTTCGCGTGGACGCGTCGCGCGGCTCGGCGGAAGAGGTCGCCTCGCGCGTGCGCCTCGTGTTGAATTGTTGATTTTCCTTCGGGAAAACGGTACAACGCGCGCGTCGTCCCGATCCCAAGGAGGACTTTAGATGACGAAGACCGAATTGATCCAGGCCCTCGCGGACGCGACGGGCAGCGACCGGAAGGCGTCGCGGGCCTTTCTCGAGGCGCTCACGGCGCTCGTCGAGAAGCAGGTCAAGAAGGGCGGCGAAGTGCCGCTCAAGGGCCTCGGCAAGTTCAAGGTCGTGAAGCGCAAGGCGCGCATGGGGAGAAACCCCGCCACCGGCGAGGCGATCAAGATCGCCGCCAAGACCGTGGTCCGCTTCACCGTGGCGAAGGCCCTCAAGGACCTCGTCAAGAAGACGAAGTAGAGGCGTCGACCCGAGCGCGGCGGGCGGTTCTCACGCCCGCCGCCTCACACCGCGTCGGCCGCGATGTCCGCGCGGTGGCGCTCCCCCTCCCAGCGAATGCAGGCGACCGCGTCGTAGGCGCGGGCCCGCGCCCGCGCGACGTCCGCCCCGATCGCCGTCACGCCGAGCACGCGGCCTCCGCTCGTGACGACCCGTCCCGCGGCGTCGTGTTCGGTCCCGGCGTGAAAAACCACGACGCCCTCGATCGCCTCCGCGGCGTCGAGGCCGGAGATCGGCGTTCCCTTCGCGTATTTTCCCGGGTATCCCTCGGCGGTCATCACGACGCACACCGCCGCGTCGCGCCGGAACCTGGCCTCGACGCCGCGGAGATCCCCCGCGGCCGCCGCCCGGAGGAGCGGCAGCCAGTCGCCGTCGAGTCGGGGGATCAGCACCTGCGTCTCCGGGTCCCCGAATCGCGCGTTGAACTCCAGAACCCGGGGCCCGTCGGGGGTGAGCATGACGCCGACGAAGAGGACGCCGCGGTAGGGGTGCCCTTCCGCCGCCATGCCCGCGAGCAACGGCGCGACGACGCGATCGCGCAGGAAGGCGCGGGAGTCGTCCCCGAGGTGCGCGGACGGGGAGTACGTTCCCATGCCGCCGGTGTTCGGCCCGGTGTCGGCGTCCCCGGCGCGCTTGTAGTCCTGGCAGGGGGCGAGCTCGAGGAACCGCACGCCGTCGCAAAGACAGAAAAACGACGCCTCGCGCCCGCGCAGCAGCTCCTCGATCACGACCCGACGTCCCGCGTCGCCGAAGTCGCGGCCGGAGAGCATGCCTTCCGCGCTCTCCAGGGCGGTCTCGGGGTCGGGTGCGATCACGACGCCCTTTCCCGCCGCCAGGCCGTCCGCCTTCACGACCAGGGGGTACGCCGCCTCGTCGCTGAGCAGGTAGCGCGTGCACTCCCCGGCGTCGTCGAAGACGCGGAATCCCGCGGTGGGAATCGCGTGCCGGGCCATGAACTCCTTCGCGTAGACCTTGCTCCCCTCCAGGCGCGCGGAGGCCGCCGAGGGGCCGAACACGGCGAGGCCCGCGTCGCCCAGGCGGTCGGCGAGGCCGAGCACCAGCGGGACCTCAGGGCCGACGACGACGAGGTCGTAACGTTCGGCGACGGCGTGCGCGACGAGCGACGCGACGTCCTCCGCGGCGATCGGAACCCGCTCGGCGTATCGGGCGATCCCGGCGTTTCCGGGGGCGCAGCGCAGGGTCCGGATCTCCGGGGAGCGCGCCAGGGCCCACGCCAGGGCGTCCTCCCGTCCGCCGCCGCCGACGAGAAGGACCTTCATCCTAGTGGCAGCCGCAGCCCGCGCCGCACGCGCCGGGCGCCTTCGGCTTCGACGGCGCCTCCGACGACGGCTTCGTCTCGGGGGAGGAGGAGTCGCCCGAGCCCCCCGCCTTGGAGTAGCCGCTCGAGTACCAGCCGCCGCCGGCGAGCTGGAACGAGGTGCGCGAGAAGAGCTTCTCGAGGGGGCCGGAGCACGCCTCGCAGGTCTCGAGAGGGGCGTCGCTCATCTTCTGGATGGTCTCGAAGGTGCGACCGCACTTCGTGCAGCGATACTCGTAGATCGGCATGGCTCGGGACCTCCCGGCGGCGGAAACCGGCCGGGAAAGTAGGATGCACCCCCCGGTGTGTCAAGGCGTCGCGCGCTTTCCGGAGGCTCGGAGGTGGGTCTCGAGGGCGTCCGCGAGCGCGACGGCGAGCCGCTCGCGGTTCGCGGCCTTGCCGATCAGCGCCGCGTCGTCGGGGTTGGTCAGGTTCACCATCTCGATCAGCACCTTCGAGGGGACCGCGTTCCCGCGCAGCACGGCGGGGAGCCAGTCCCGCCGGCCGCGGATGACGCGCTCCCGGACCGGCTGGAACGCCTGAACCGGGAGGCGCTCCTCCCGGAACGACGCGACGATGCGGTCCGCCAGGCGGCGCGACACCGCTTCCGAGCGCAGGCGCTCCTTCCGGGTGAAGGTGATCGTGGGCTGTTCGCGGACCTCCCGGTACGCGAGCAGCCGCTTGGACGACGAGCCGTGGCGCCCCTCGCGGTACCGGGCGCCGGGGACGTAGACCATCGCGCCGCGAAGGCCGGGGTGGCGCGCGTCGGCGTGCAGGGACACGAAGACCACGCGGTCCCGGTCGGTGCCGTCCGCGAGGGCGCGGCGGTAGATCGCGTTCGCGAGGTACCAGCGCAGGTGGACGCCGGTGGAAGACTCCCCGTCCTCGCCCGGCACGAACCGCGGCGACGTCGCGACCGAGGCGTCGAGGTTGCGCTCGAGCGCGTCGGACTTGGACGGGGCGGCCTTCGTGGGGTCGTCGAGGGTCAACACGACGCGCGCGCCGGTTTCCCGCTCGAGCCGCCGCTTCAGCCGAAGCGCCACGTCGTAGACCGCGTCGTGCTCGGCGATCCCGTGATTGCGCGTCCCGGAGTCGCGTCCGCCGTGGCCGGGGTCGAGGATCACGACGGCGCCGTCGAGGGAGCCGGGCCTGGGCGGCGCCGGAGGGCTGACGCGCAGCTCCGCCTCCGCCTCCGCGCGCTCGGCCTCCACGCGCGCCCGCCGCGGATGCCCGCGCGGGAGGAACTCCGGCTCGATCAGGTCGAGGGGGATGCGCACCGGGTAGCCGACGGGGATGTCGGTGAGGTCGCGGATGCCGCTGCGCTGCGCGAGCTCCTTCGCGAGCGCTTCGACGTCCTCCGGCGCGGTGCGTCCCGTGTAGCGCAGCACGACCGCCGACCAGAGCGCCTCTCCGCGCCGGAGCCGGTAGACCGCGAATTCCCCCCGCGCGTCCCTGCCGTACTCGAGCGTGCCGTCGTCCGAACGCGTGGCGGGGCGCAGCGACGGGTGAAGCGAGGCGAGGGGGATCCTGACGCGTTGCCCGACGGCGAGCTCGGGGGAGGCGAGCCCGTTGGCCTTCTGGAGCGCAGGGTAGTTCTCCCCCGATCCGGTGAACCAGAGCGCCACCTGCCACAACCCTTCGTCGTAGGTCGGCAGCGCGCCCGAGCGGGCGACGTGCACGAAGTGGTCCCCCTCGACGCGGTCCTTCGGGAACAGCTGCGACAGGACGATCGAGCGCCACGGATCGTCGAGAAGCTCGATCGGCACCGGGACCCAGCGGTCCGGCACGAGCGGTCCGGCGGACGAAAGGCGCTCGAGGGTGCCGCGGGACTCGGCGGTCCCCGTCCAGCGCCGCGCGAGGGCGCTCCAGTCGTCCCCGTCGCGCGCGCGCACCTCGAGCACGACGTCGCGTCCCCGAACGACGCGCACCCGCGCCTCGGAGTTCAGCTCGAGCGCGTCGCTCGACGGGGCCGGGATCGCGAGGAGGAGCGCGAGCGCCGCCAGCCACGCCCGCATCAGGCGGGATCCGGCGGGAACGCGGGCGGAAGGGCCGCCTCGATCGCGGCTGCGGCACGGAACAGCGTCCCCTCGTCGAACGCGCGCGCGACGAGCTGGGCGCCGACCGGCAGTCCCTGCGAGGCTCCCGCGGGGACCGAGATCGCCGGGAGTCCCGCGAGGTTGATCGTGGCGGTGAAGACGTCGGAGAGGTACATCGCGAGCGGATCGTCGACCTTCTCGCCGAGCGGGAACGCCGGCGTGGGCGTCGTCGGCAGGAGGATCGCGTCGATCCCCGCGGCGAACGCGGATTCGAAGTCGCGGCGGAGAAGGGTGCGCGCGCGCATCGCCCTCCCGTAGTAGGCGTCGTGGTAACCGGCGGAGAGCGCGAACGTCCCGAGCAGGATCCTGCGCTTCACCTCCGCGCCGAACCCCGCGCCGCGCGTGGCCCGGAACATCGTCCTCAGGTCGTCCCCGTCCCCCGCGCGCGCCCCGAAGCGGACGCCGTCGTACCGCGCGAGGTTGCTCGACGCCTCCGAGGTCGCCACGAGGTAATAGACGGGGATCGCCCAGGCGGCGTGGGGGAGCTCCACCTCCTCGACGCTCGCGCCGGCCTTTGCGAGTGCCCGCGCGGCGGCACGGACTCCCGCCGCGCATCCCGGGTCGACGCCGTCCCCCAGCAGGGAGGCCGCGAGGCCGATGCGCAGCCCCGCCGCCCCTCGGGCGCACGCTTCGACGTAACCGCCCGCCGGAACGTCCGAGCTCGTCGCGTCGGCGGGATCCGTCCCCGCGACGACCTCGAGGATCCTCGCGGCGTCCTCGACGCTCCGGGCGAGCGGGCCGACCTGGTCGAGCGAGGAGCCGAAGGCGACGAGCCCCGAGCGCGAGACGCGTCCGTACGTCGGCTTCAGCCCCGTGATGCCGCAGAAGGCGGCGGGCTGGCGGACCGAGCCGCCGGTGTCGCTCCCGAGCGCGACCGGGGCGAGCCCCGCCGCGACGGCCGCCGCCGAGCCGCCGCTCGAGCCTCCGGGGACCCGGGTCCGGTCCCAGGGATTGCGGGTCGGTCCGTGCGCGGAGTTCTCCGTCGAGGATCCCATCGCGAACTCGTCCAGGTTGGTC contains:
- a CDS encoding FmdB family zinc ribbon protein, which encodes MPIYEYRCTKCGRTFETIQKMSDAPLETCEACSGPLEKLFSRTSFQLAGGGWYSSGYSKAGGSGDSSSPETKPSSEAPSKPKAPGACGAGCGCH
- the purD gene encoding phosphoribosylamine--glycine ligase; amino-acid sequence: MKVLLVGGGGREDALAWALARSPEIRTLRCAPGNAGIARYAERVPIAAEDVASLVAHAVAERYDLVVVGPEVPLVLGLADRLGDAGLAVFGPSAASARLEGSKVYAKEFMARHAIPTAGFRVFDDAGECTRYLLSDEAAYPLVVKADGLAAGKGVVIAPDPETALESAEGMLSGRDFGDAGRRVVIEELLRGREASFFCLCDGVRFLELAPCQDYKRAGDADTGPNTGGMGTYSPSAHLGDDSRAFLRDRVVAPLLAGMAAEGHPYRGVLFVGVMLTPDGPRVLEFNARFGDPETQVLIPRLDGDWLPLLRAAAAGDLRGVEARFRRDAAVCVVMTAEGYPGKYAKGTPISGLDAAEAIEGVVVFHAGTEHDAAGRVVTSGGRVLGVTAIGADVARARARAYDAVACIRWEGERHRADIAADAV
- the gatA gene encoding Asp-tRNA(Asn)/Glu-tRNA(Gln) amidotransferase subunit GatA, producing the protein MSALPIHRRGAGAIARAIAGGEFSAVEALRAFLARIDALDGGLRCYLRLNPAAEDEAAAVDRGLRRGPLAGVPIAIKDNLCTAGLETSCASKVLAGFRPRRDATAVARLRGAGAVVLGKTNLDEFAMGSSTENSAHGPTRNPWDRTRVPGGSSGGSAAAVAAGLAPVALGSDTGGSVRQPAAFCGITGLKPTYGRVSRSGLVAFGSSLDQVGPLARSVEDAARILEVVAGTDPADATSSDVPAGGYVEACARGAAGLRIGLAASLLGDGVDPGCAAGVRAAARALAKAGASVEEVELPHAAWAIPVYYLVATSEASSNLARYDGVRFGARAGDGDDLRTMFRATRGAGFGAEVKRRILLGTFALSAGYHDAYYGRAMRARTLLRRDFESAFAAGIDAILLPTTPTPAFPLGEKVDDPLAMYLSDVFTATINLAGLPAISVPAGASQGLPVGAQLVARAFDEGTLFRAAAAIEAALPPAFPPDPA
- a CDS encoding N-acetylmuramoyl-L-alanine amidase, giving the protein MRAWLAALALLLAIPAPSSDALELNSEARVRVVRGRDVVLEVRARDGDDWSALARRWTGTAESRGTLERLSSAGPLVPDRWVPVPIELLDDPWRSIVLSQLFPKDRVEGDHFVHVARSGALPTYDEGLWQVALWFTGSGENYPALQKANGLASPELAVGQRVRIPLASLHPSLRPATRSDDGTLEYGRDARGEFAVYRLRRGEALWSAVVLRYTGRTAPEDVEALAKELAQRSGIRDLTDIPVGYPVRIPLDLIEPEFLPRGHPRRARVEAERAEAEAELRVSPPAPPRPGSLDGAVVILDPGHGGRDSGTRNHGIAEHDAVYDVALRLKRRLERETGARVVLTLDDPTKAAPSKSDALERNLDASVATSPRFVPGEDGESSTGVHLRWYLANAIYRRALADGTDRDRVVFVSLHADARHPGLRGAMVYVPGARYREGRHGSSSKRLLAYREVREQPTITFTRKERLRSEAVSRRLADRIVASFREERLPVQAFQPVRERVIRGRRDWLPAVLRGNAVPSKVLIEMVNLTNPDDAALIGKAANRERLAVALADALETHLRASGKRATP